DNA sequence from the Anaerosporomusa subterranea genome:
GATTATGGCGGCAGTCAAAGTCAAAGCTGGCGACAAGTATGATCTGGAAAAAATTAAATTGGACATGCAAGCAATTTACGATCTGGGACAGTTCCTTGACGTCTCGGTCAACTTCACACCAGTGCCGGAAGGCGTCAAGGTAGTGTATACTGTTCTTGAAAATCCGGTGTGGAAAGATGTTGTGTTTAAGGGCAACACTGTCGTGACGTCAGACAAACTACGCTCGATGATTACCTTGAAAAAAGGCAGTGTCACCAACACCCGTACCCTTTCAGCAAACATTCAGGAAATCCGGAAATACTATCACGACCAAGGCTATATCTTGGCGAAAGTCACCGATGTGGCCACCAGTCCGGAAGGCGTGCTAACCATTACGCTGAATGAAGGCATGCTCGAAGACATCGTGATCAAGGGTCATGAGAAAACGAAGGAATTTGTTATCAGTCGTGAACTGTATCAAGTAGAGAAGGGTAAACCCTTCAACATCAATAAAGTGAAACGGTCTGTGCAAAGAGTGTACAACCTTGGTTATTTTGAGGATGTCAACATGAAACTGGTTCCAGGCCGTGATCCAAATGCGGTTGTGCTGGAACTGACGATTACTGAACAAAAAACCGGCACCTTCTCCATTGGCGCTGGTTATAGTGAATCAGATGGCATGGTCGGCATCCTCGGCTTAGGTGACAAGAACTTCCGCGGCATTGGCGATCAAGTGAATGTCCAGCTCGAGTTCGGTGGCAAGGCCAATGATGGCAACAACTACAGCCTCAGCTATGTCCGCCCTTGGCTTGATGCCAAGCAGACCTCTCTTGGTCTCAATATCTATGATATGACTAACCGCTACGATGACTATGATGATAATGGCGATTACTTCTCAACCTATGACCGTAACCGCAAAGGCTGG
Encoded proteins:
- a CDS encoding outer membrane protein assembly factor, which gives rise to MITRRHYSRFMIVAVVCLSLLASVAPMAFAADFTGQTVTSVSVSGNTNVPADQIMAAVKVKAGDKYDLEKIKLDMQAIYDLGQFLDVSVNFTPVPEGVKVVYTVLENPVWKDVVFKGNTVVTSDKLRSMITLKKGSVTNTRTLSANIQEIRKYYHDQGYILAKVTDVATSPEGVLTITLNEGMLEDIVIKGHEKTKEFVISRELYQVEKGKPFNINKVKRSVQRVYNLGYFEDVNMKLVPGRDPNAVVLELTITEQKTGTFSIGAGYSESDGMVGILGLGDKNFRGIGDQVNVQLEFGGKANDGNNYSLSYVRPWLDAKQTSLGLNIYDMTNRYDDYDDNGDYFSTYDRNRKGWDITLGRPTGEYIQNYLTFKQRKDTYVEHVDGMDLKGAPTSEYTNYLADNFGQTNSLTLARIYDSRDNVFNPTVGSRVSLTAEFAGKAFGGDFDFNKYTIEDRNYWKVGPDHVIALRVTGGYADGKMPESGRFSVGGSDTLRGYEDDQFNGDKMLAASVEYRFPIAKKVQGVVFSDIGNAWENEGYKLNDLKVGVGVGVRVQTPIGPIRLDVAKGDEGTRTHFSFGGQF